A window of Streptomyces marispadix contains these coding sequences:
- a CDS encoding M20/M25/M40 family metallo-hydrolase: MRGDAYTVVGGGAIGGTVAHSLARAGHPVTVVDSDAGHVAAIREHGLTVDHGGGRFAAVRLPAATPEQFDAEHGGPRAGQLTRVLLAVKAQATEDAMRWIAPRLAPDGYVVSVQNGFNEALIARHIGAERTVAAFVNIFADVTGPGVVRDGGPGAFVVGEPGGAPVSQRVRRLVRDLQAWGPARATDNVEGYLWAKAGFGAMLAATSLADDAMADLIDRHRDAMYALVHEIFAVAEVLGVRLEPFDAFEAHAFRKGTPAEVRDAAADRLTAWLRTQPKDRSGIWRDIAVRRRPVEVTWHYATVFEEAERAGIATPVLHAVIGALRELEDDPGGMSESRLHELDRLARPGPEPGAEPVRESGREPVGGSAPSDAARSATGTVDAPAPGSATGPEPSSPGALPSVPRLSPGEARSVKAWLEEHREEMVRDLAAYTARGSSSDDPEELESCLEWLRCWLDESLGAPGSAGVTEERLVREDAGDIVIRRYPAARTGSGEGGARPVLLLAHYDTVWPTGTLEEWPFHREGDRVSGPGVFDMKAGLVQAVWALRALDHLGLPRPACTLMLNGDEETGSLASSDAVVAEAAGSRAALVFEAAADGAVKTARKGVGLFRLTVDGVEAHAGLDPTAGASAVEEAAHQVLRLGALSDPRAGTSVNVGVLHGGTRSNVTAGRAVADLDVRVASTAEQKRIETALSALSPVDPRTRVTVAGEWNRPVFERTPEVAALYGLARDCGEPLGLGLRETSVGGASDGNFVLAAGVPVLDGLGAVGAGAHARTEHTTVSGMTERAALTAGVLAAFTD; the protein is encoded by the coding sequence ATGAGGGGCGACGCGTACACCGTCGTCGGCGGCGGAGCCATCGGCGGCACCGTCGCGCACAGCCTCGCCCGCGCCGGGCACCCCGTCACCGTCGTCGACTCGGACGCCGGGCACGTGGCGGCGATCAGGGAGCACGGCCTGACGGTCGATCACGGCGGGGGACGCTTCGCTGCCGTGCGGCTGCCCGCCGCGACGCCCGAGCAGTTCGACGCCGAGCACGGCGGCCCACGGGCCGGGCAGCTCACCCGGGTACTGCTCGCGGTCAAGGCGCAGGCCACCGAGGACGCGATGCGGTGGATCGCCCCGAGGCTCGCGCCCGACGGCTATGTCGTCTCCGTGCAGAACGGCTTCAACGAGGCGCTCATAGCACGGCACATAGGCGCGGAACGCACCGTCGCCGCGTTCGTGAACATCTTCGCGGACGTGACCGGGCCGGGCGTCGTCCGCGACGGCGGTCCCGGCGCTTTCGTCGTCGGCGAGCCGGGAGGTGCGCCCGTCTCGCAGCGAGTACGCCGCCTGGTGCGCGACCTCCAGGCGTGGGGGCCCGCCCGCGCCACCGACAACGTCGAGGGCTATCTGTGGGCCAAGGCCGGCTTCGGCGCGATGCTGGCCGCGACCTCCCTCGCGGACGACGCGATGGCCGATCTCATCGACCGCCACCGCGACGCGATGTACGCCCTCGTCCACGAGATCTTCGCCGTCGCCGAAGTGCTGGGCGTAAGGCTCGAACCGTTCGACGCCTTCGAGGCGCACGCCTTCCGCAAGGGCACACCCGCCGAAGTACGGGACGCCGCCGCCGACCGGCTCACTGCGTGGCTGCGCACCCAGCCGAAGGACCGCAGCGGCATCTGGCGCGACATCGCGGTGCGGCGCCGCCCGGTCGAGGTCACCTGGCACTACGCGACCGTCTTCGAGGAGGCGGAACGCGCGGGCATCGCAACTCCCGTGCTGCACGCGGTCATCGGCGCACTGCGCGAGCTGGAGGACGACCCGGGGGGCATGTCGGAGTCGCGGCTCCACGAACTGGACCGGCTGGCGCGGCCGGGCCCCGAGCCGGGCGCGGAGCCCGTCAGGGAATCCGGCAGGGAGCCCGTCGGCGGGTCGGCGCCATCGGATGCGGCCCGTTCCGCAACGGGCACCGTGGACGCGCCCGCCCCCGGCTCGGCCACGGGCCCCGAACCGTCCTCCCCCGGGGCGCTGCCCTCCGTCCCCAGGCTCAGCCCAGGCGAGGCCCGTTCCGTCAAGGCGTGGCTGGAAGAGCACCGCGAGGAGATGGTGCGCGACCTGGCCGCGTACACGGCTCGGGGCAGCTCCAGCGACGACCCCGAGGAGCTGGAGAGCTGCCTGGAGTGGCTGCGCTGCTGGCTCGACGAGTCGCTGGGGGCGCCGGGAAGCGCGGGAGTCACCGAGGAGCGGCTGGTCCGGGAGGACGCAGGCGACATCGTGATACGCCGCTACCCCGCCGCCCGTACGGGCTCCGGCGAAGGCGGCGCCCGTCCCGTGCTGCTGCTGGCCCACTACGACACGGTGTGGCCGACCGGCACCCTGGAGGAGTGGCCGTTCCACCGTGAGGGCGACCGCGTCTCCGGCCCCGGCGTCTTCGACATGAAGGCCGGGCTGGTGCAGGCCGTATGGGCGCTGCGCGCCCTCGACCATCTCGGACTGCCGCGCCCCGCCTGCACGTTGATGCTCAACGGCGACGAGGAGACCGGCAGCCTCGCCTCCAGTGACGCCGTCGTCGCGGAGGCCGCGGGCTCGCGTGCCGCGCTGGTCTTCGAGGCGGCGGCCGACGGTGCGGTGAAGACTGCTCGCAAGGGCGTCGGCCTGTTCCGGCTGACGGTCGACGGAGTGGAGGCGCATGCGGGGCTCGACCCCACCGCGGGCGCCAGCGCGGTCGAGGAGGCCGCGCACCAGGTGCTGCGACTCGGCGCCCTCAGCGACCCGCGGGCGGGGACCAGCGTCAACGTCGGTGTGCTGCACGGCGGTACGCGCAGCAATGTCACCGCCGGGCGCGCGGTCGCCGACCTCGACGTGCGTGTGGCCTCAACCGCCGAGCAGAAACGGATCGAGACCGCGCTGTCGGCCCTCTCCCCGGTGGATCCGCGTACGAGGGTGACCGTCGCCGGCGAGTGGAACCGTCCCGTCTTCGAGCGCACCCCCGAGGTCGCCGCGCTCTACGGGCTCGCCCGCGACTGCGGCGAGCCGCTGGGTCTCGGCCTGCGGGAGACGTCCGTCGGCGGCGCGAGCGACGGCAACTTCGTGCTCGCCGCGGGAGTTCCGGTGCTCGACGGGCTCGGCGCGGTGGGCGCGGGCGCGCACGCCCGTACGGAACACACCACCGTCAGCGGGATGACGGAGCGCGCGGCGCTCACGGCGGGAGTGCTGGCGGCGTTCACGGACTGA